One Ferroacidibacillus organovorans genomic window, CCGTCGGCGCGGTCGCGTTTGTCACATCCTGGTTCACAGGGCTTTGGTGCAGCACCATCATGTAGGGGAATTCGCGGTCGAACAGCGCATCCATGCCCGCCGTCACACGTTTTAGCATCTTGGCGAGATCGTCCCGCTCTGCACTTGTGAATTGAAGGAGATTCGACGTGTGCGACTTGCTGGAGATAAACGCGCCGTACGGATAATCTGTAAAAAAGGGTATATAACTCACAAACGATTCTGTTTCCAAAAGCATTCTCTGCTGAAATGACATCTCTTCTCGGTTGATATCGCAGATCAGGCAGGATCCCGTCGCAGCGTGATGGTCGCGGCAAGCTTCAAGCTCAACGCGAATCTTTTGCGGCACATAGGGATACGCATAGATTTGTCCGTGTGGGTGCGGCATGGTGACGCCAACCTCCGGGCCGCGGTTCTCGAAAATCAGGACGTATTGATGCGCAGGATCTTGCGCTAACACCGCAAACCGCGCCGCCCACAAATCGATCAGTTTGCGCAGATGGGAAACGGGAAGCTGTGAAAGCGACGCGTGATGATCTGGAGAATAGAGGATGACTTCACATTTTCCGTACGCCTCTGCCGTTTGATAGAGTCCCGTGGCTACATCGTCAGGCTGTGGCGGATGCTGCGAAAGTGCTGGAAAGTCATTGTCATACTGATAAACATCATAGTCTTCTGGAACCTTGCCCGAGCCGGGGCAAAACGGGCAATCGTCCTTTGGCATCTGCGGACGTCCCTGCCGATTGGATGCCACCATCGTCCAGTCTTTTAACAATGGATTGTAGCGCAGTTCAGCCAAGGTAGCTCCTCCTTTCTAAAATACGCGGGAAAACCGTTTCCCACCTCAGCGCGCAAATTTACGTGTCATCCGTCTCTGTACGCGCAGCGATGACTTCTGTCCCGCGTCGGCGAAGTTCCGCAATCTCCTCTGCGTGCGGATCTGAGTCCCCGTCTTTTTCAGCAGATGCGTCTGTAATCACCACATCCACCTCATCCAGCATGGCGAGATGGGCAAATCCGCGCACCCCCCACTTGGTGTGATCAAACAGCAAAATGACCGTCTCCGCCCTCTCCATCAAAACGCGATGGACAGACGCTTCTTGCAGGTTAGGTGAACTAACGCCGAATTCCAGATCCACACCGTGCGCGCCAAGAAAGAGCAGGTCTGTGTGCAATTGGCGGGCGCTCTGCTCGGCAAGCGGTCCAACCAACGCATCAGACGGTGTGCGAAATTGTCCTCCCGTCAAATGAATGTCACGCCAGCCGTTGGCCTGAAGCGCAATGGCGATGTTGGTTGAATTTGTCACGAATGTGAGGGACTCCCGTTTCATGCGCGCCTGGCTGCGACGTTCTTTCACCTCACGCTGCGCGGTCGGTGTACCCGAACCTGTCGCAAACGACTCGGGCTTGATCCATTTGGCGAGTGTCCAAGTCGTGGTTCCCGCCGACATGCCTATTGTCATGCCAGGCTCGATCAAGGATAATGCCCGCTTGGCAATGGCGGACTTTTCGGCTTGTTGGAGCACGCGTTTGTTCATAAACGCAAGCTCACTCGTACTTTTCGCGGCGCGTCCACCACCAGCCACTTTTTCGACCATACCTTGCCGCTGCAACATCGTGAGATCGCGGCGGATCGTGATCTCCGAGACGTTGAGCTGCGCCGCCAGATCCTGAATCGATACAAAGCCTTTTTGACTCAACACGCGGAGAAGCGCGTCGCGGCGCTCTGACGGATACATCGACGACCCCTCCTGTCCATCTGCGCTCGCTGATCTTTGGCGCACGACCAAACGGCGAACTCGGCGCAGCGTGGCCCCACGTTTCGCGAAAACAAACTTTGCGCTCGATGGAATGATCATTTTATGATCTTATTTTATCACTTTTTGATCATTTCGTTCGATCATTTTTGATAAATATTTCTCGCACCTCATGCCTGCTTCCATTCTAGTCCCAGTTCTCTTTTGAAAGCCTCAAATCCTTTGCGTGTCACGCGTACAGCGCGCCCTCCTGGGACCCGTTCGATCCACAGAAGATCAAACAAACGATGGGTCATCGCGGCTCCGAGCGCCCCCGCAATGTGGTGCCTACGCTCGCTCCAGTCCAGACACTGCCGGGCAAAATGGCGTCTGCCACTTCGAAGCTGCTCTGTGTCAACGCCGAATGAGTGAAACCACGTTTCCCCTTCGGATGACACCGTGAAATCTCGATTCTCCTTGTGAATGAATCCCAGTTCCACCATCCGTTCAGTAAGCGCGACACCAACCTCCCCCGCCAGGTGGTCATAGCACGTGCGAGCAAAGTGTATATTCTTGGTTTGATCCGACTCGCGAAGCGAGCGGATAGGCTTTGACGGAGAGATCGCGCAAAGCGCCTCCAAGGCATGACCTACCTCTTGGTTTGCGAGTCGATAATAGCGGTGGCGGCCATGTGATTCATGAAGCAAAAGACCACCTTCTACCATTTTCGCGAGATGTGAACTCGCCGTTTGTGGTGTAATGCCTGCGGCGCGCGCGAGTTCACTGGCAGGCATCGCCTTACCTCCGAGGAGGCGCATCAACATCTCTGCCCTAGAGGCATCTCCGATCAACGAGGCAATTTCAACGACGTTTGGTGTCATCCCCGCTTGCACCCCTTCTTTTTATCTCATCCTATCCGGAACAAACATCCACGATTCGATGATAATCGAATGCTTATCGCATTACAATGAAGGGGACAGACAAATGCGCACAGGAGGCGGGCCGTTATGTACGTGCAAGAAGGAAGGACGAAGACGAGAACGATTCACCCAAAGATCTTGTATTTTGGGACACCTGTGGTGCTCCTCACGACCCTTCAAGAAGACGGAACAAGCAACATCACACCGATGTCCTCCGCGTGGGCGCTTGGCAATCGCATCATTCTGGGGCTCGGCGAAGGAGGACAAGGGCTTGCCAACCTGCGGCGGCATAATGAGTGTGTTGTCAACATCCCCAGTCCCGATCTGTGGCATCAAGTCGAGGCGTTGGCGCCCCTCACCGGGGCAAATCCAGTTCCCGCGCATAAAAAAGGGGGCTTTCGATATGAAAAGGACAAATTTACGGCGTCCGGTCTGTCTGCCATTCCCTCCCATCGTGTGGCGCCAAGCCGAATCGCCGAATGTCCACTGCAGATCGAGGCAAGCGTGGTGAATCTTCGCGTGACAGGAGAAGATACCCGTTTTGCAATCATTGAAACAGAAGCGGTATCGATTCACGCACATGAGCGCATCATCCTCGATGACACGCACATTGACCCATTAAAGTGGAGTCCCTTGATCTACAATTTTCGTCACTATTTTGGTCTTGGCGAACAAAGAGGTAAGACGTTTCGGGCAGAGGTTTGAGACTGCAGCTTGCAAATCCACGGTTACGCCATGGCGTCTCCTGCTGGCTCACGCTAACTGCTGAACCCAATTGCGTGTCCTTCGATACCACAGAAAGAGCCACGCACGCAACGCGTTATCTGCAGCAATGCTAACCCACACGGCTGGCAGACCAAAGCCAAGGCGCCAGGCAAAAAGGTACACACCCAGTGTCCGAACACCCCAAATCCCGATCATCGTTGTGATCATGGGGAACTTGCTGTTGCCTCCGGCTTGGATGGCGGATGTGTCTACCAAGACGGCCGCCAAGAAAGGCTGGGAAAAGACATCGATGGCAAGGATGATGAACAGCAGGTGTATGACGTGTGGGTTGTGAGTGAATAAAAGTCCGATCCACGGACTTAACACACACAAGAGAACGGCAACCGCTGTCATGGATACAGCCGACTCCATGTAGCTAAAGCGTCGATATATCCTCACATCAGACTCGTTGCCGCTTCCAATGGCTTGTCCGATCGTGGCTGTGGTGGCGACAGCAAACCCGTTTCCAATTGCAGATCCGAATGTGGTGATGGTTCCTGCAATATTGTGTGTTGCATACACATCGATCCCAATCCGCACGATGAGTCCAAAATAGACGACTTGCCCAAGGCGCATGGAAAGGCGCTCCAACGCGGCAGGAATCGCAAATTGTGTCATACTCCAGCAGAGCGATGTTGACAACTTCAAGTCGGAAACGCGCAAGGTGAGTGTGTTCACGCTACGGGATTTTTGCCAAAGGCGAATCAGTGCGTAAAGGCGCGCGAACACCATGGCGACGGCCGCACCCTTAATGCCGAATCCGTGAAACGGTCCCACCCCGAAAATCAACACATAATCAAATACAACGTGCAGACCGTTCATTTCAAGCCCCACACGAAACGGGGTCTTGGTGTCGCCAATGGCCCGAAATGCCGCCGACTGTGCAGTAAACAAGGCAATGAATGGCGAGATTCCAAGTACAACTGTAAAATACGGGAGTGCCGTACTTTGAAGAATCCCTTGAGCCCCCATGACATGCAGCAGCGGTACAGCAAAAAAGAGGGAGATAAGCGATGCGAAAAGGCCGATCATGAATGCAATGACAAACCCATGCCAGATCACAGAATGACTTCGTTCTTTGTTTTTCGCGCCAACCGCGCGGGACAAAAAGACCGAAAGCGCCGCCGACACCGCCGTAAACACACCGATGTAAGTCATACTGTAGACATTGGTCACACCCACTGCATCAATCGCGATAAGTCCCAGCCTCGCAATAAAGAAGGTGTCAACAACACCCAATAAATTCTGCAGATACGCCTCTCCAATGGCAGGCAATGCTATGTTGAACACCCGTCTGGCTTGGACTGGAATTCGAGTGCCCACACCCACACGCATCTTCCTTTCCGCGCCAAATGCAAACAAAGTCAGCGAATGGACAATAACGCCCGCGAATGACGCCCGCGCTGACGGCAACGGCCGCTTCGATCACCAGCCATAGGGTTGAAATCCGCTCGATGTTACGCCTAACCTTGCGGTCGCAACATGTGATGACATAGATAGTCCTAACCCCTTTTAGTGGTGATGTTCTTCAAGACGATCACTTGTGCAAAGAATGGACTCATCGTGCAGATGCGTAGGATCTTCAGCTTGAATGGTCACGTGGCCGATCCCCAAATGCACGAGCTTGTGTTCTGCATCCCGCAATAGGTTTTGGGTGCCTTCCACGGTCATTTTCCCGTCGACAACCACATGGCAGGAGAGTGCGTTTCTCCCACTGGTAATCGTCCAAACATGCAAGTCGTGCACATGTTGAATACCTTGTACTGACGTGATGGCGTTCACGACTTTTTGGATTTCAATTCCGGCAGGTGTCCCTTCCATCAAAACGCTCACGGTCTGCTTTACAATTTTCCAGGCTCCACGCGCAATCAGCAATGCGATGAGTACACTCAGGGTGGGATCGATCACATACCACTTGGTGAACACGATGATGATTCCGCCCACGATGACCCCAGCCGAAGCGGCGGCATCTCCAAGCATGTGCAAAACAGCGCTCCTGACGTTGATATTCTCTTCATGACGCATTCCCAAACCAAGATACAGGTTCATCACAAGTCCCACGCCGGCGCTTACAAACATCCAAGTGGGGCTGACTTGTTCTGGGTGCTTAAAACGATGAAAGGCCTCCCACAAAATCCATAGCGTAATGAGAATGAGGGTAATGCCGTTAATGAACGCCGCCAAAATCCCGGCTCGGTAATAGCCAAATGTCATGCCTTCATTCGCTGGTTTTTCGGACTGCTTCATCGCATACCAGGAAAGCCCGATGGCCAAAAGATCCGTGAGCACATGCCCTGCGTCAGACAACAGCGCCAAACTGTGGGAAAGCCAGCCCCCCAGGAGTTCCACACCAAGAATGACGAGCGTCAAAAAAAATGCGAGCTTCATTCTCCCTGCTGGCGCGTGGGAGTGAAAGACATCTCCATGGTCATGATCGTGATGGTGTTCGGTCATTGAATATCTCCTTTTCTTCGTGGTATATCTCCATTCTTCAGTTCTTCAAGGCAGGTTCTACAAATACACCTTTTTTCCGACCCTGATGGGATTTTGTCGGATATCTCCTGCGGAAAGAATTCTTGATCACACCAACATGTTCCATGGGGTTTGCCAGCAACATTGCCGCAGTTGTTATCCCTTCCACAAATCGGGTATTTGTTCCCATTTAACATTAACCTCAGCCGCCTTGTTGCCTTTTTCGGTCTATGATTCGACCGAGAATCTTTAATTATCCCATTGAACCCTCTTGCCCTGCCCTTCTACCACTCGATTTTCTCTGGATAATGCTCGATCAAACGAATTTCTTCCACAGAGCAATGATGTTCCCGTGCCACTGTCCTAACTCCCTCTTCAACTTGGCGATATTCCTTCCCTTTTTCAGTCATTCGTTTGACAATTAAAGATAACTCCTTCGCCCTTTGCTCTCTATCCCCGATTTCAAGATATCGAATGTTCAACATATCCAGGTATTGCGTCGTGTAGCCATCCGTCCATGTATAGTCATTGTGCAAGAGGTTCACGATTCGCTTGTATGAAGCCTCTGTCACAGCTTCTTTCAGACAATTCGCGATCAACGACTGAAACAATCGAGCGGTCACAATATGTGCATCCCATAGATTTTTCTTGTCCACCAACGGGTAAGTGGCTGACTTTGCATGTGTTTTAGCATAAAGACGGATAAAGTCGTTGATTGCCATAGTGACGAAAAGTGCCTCTGGATAGTAAACTTGGCACTTGTAATACAAATTTTTATCCGGCGTGATCATCTCCAACATTCGCATCCTGTCCGCATTCATACCGTTGTCAACGAACTCAAATTCCCGATCACCCTGGAACGCATGTCGAATGTCATACATCACTCCGAGAATCCGAAGACGCGCCCCTTCGTAATTCCCGTATTCCCCTTCATCTCCAACGATCATGAGTAGCGCCAGGTATAGCGTATCGAGGTCCTGATCGTCACCAGATATCGCGATACCTGCTAAATTCGGTGTATTGCGGATAGTTAGCATGGCATTCACCTGCGTTCAATTTTAATAAGGTCAAGGTAAAGTATAGCGAAAGAATCACAGAATGAATGGGCATAGGCACCCGTCGTATCGCGGCGAAGTTACCTTGAGTATCGTGATGAAATACGTCTATAACCTCGTCATTCTCATTCAGGACAAGTAACGCCATTTCCTTTTGTTTATTAGGAACAGCTTTTATCTATGTTTAACTTGAAATCTCGCTCAAAGGGTTTTGGCACGATCATCACCTCGAATGATTTTATTTTACATTCTCAGTTCGTCGTGTCCACTTTTATAGCCTAACATCACCTCATAGCTCAGTCCGTGTTCCGTCGCTTCCCGCGCCAGGGACGCGTAGTGTTTGGCGACCGTTGGCAGGCGCAATTGTTTGAGATAATGCGTCAGCAACAGATCGGTGGTCATTGGTGATCCCCTCCACTGGATAAGCGGTTATACATTTGTAGATTCAATCGTTGTACTCGATACGTGTTCAGATCGACTGGGACTTGTTCGACCGCCAGCGGTGCGTGGGGCCTCGGCTCGATGAGTTGTGCCAGGATTTCCTGCAGCCCCTCGAAGTGGTACGTGTTTGTGCGTTCCGCTGCGTCGAGCGCCTGACGCAAGCGTTCCATTCCCACCTCCCGGTGCAGGAGCAGGAAGCGGACAAACAGGCGATCCCCTTCGGCATCCTGTCG contains:
- the galT gene encoding galactose-1-phosphate uridylyltransferase; this translates as MAELRYNPLLKDWTMVASNRQGRPQMPKDDCPFCPGSGKVPEDYDVYQYDNDFPALSQHPPQPDDVATGLYQTAEAYGKCEVILYSPDHHASLSQLPVSHLRKLIDLWAARFAVLAQDPAHQYVLIFENRGPEVGVTMPHPHGQIYAYPYVPQKIRVELEACRDHHAATGSCLICDINREEMSFQQRMLLETESFVSYIPFFTDYPYGAFISSKSHTSNLLQFTSAERDDLAKMLKRVTAGMDALFDREFPYMMVLHQSPVNQDVTNATAPTGQFPDAHKFYHFHIEFYPPLRSKDRVKYLASSESGAWAPCNPLAVEDTAPQLRAAILKRGEEFDRDGW
- a CDS encoding DeoR/GlpR family DNA-binding transcription regulator, encoding MYPSERRDALLRVLSQKGFVSIQDLAAQLNVSEITIRRDLTMLQRQGMVEKVAGGGRAAKSTSELAFMNKRVLQQAEKSAIAKRALSLIEPGMTIGMSAGTTTWTLAKWIKPESFATGSGTPTAQREVKERRSQARMKRESLTFVTNSTNIAIALQANGWRDIHLTGGQFRTPSDALVGPLAEQSARQLHTDLLFLGAHGVDLEFGVSSPNLQEASVHRVLMERAETVILLFDHTKWGVRGFAHLAMLDEVDVVITDASAEKDGDSDPHAEEIAELRRRGTEVIAARTETDDT
- a CDS encoding ArsR/SmtB family transcription factor, encoding MTPNVVEIASLIGDASRAEMLMRLLGGKAMPASELARAAGITPQTASSHLAKMVEGGLLLHESHGRHRYYRLANQEVGHALEALCAISPSKPIRSLRESDQTKNIHFARTCYDHLAGEVGVALTERMVELGFIHKENRDFTVSSEGETWFHSFGVDTEQLRSGRRHFARQCLDWSERRHHIAGALGAAMTHRLFDLLWIERVPGGRAVRVTRKGFEAFKRELGLEWKQA
- a CDS encoding flavin reductase family protein, whose translation is MYVQEGRTKTRTIHPKILYFGTPVVLLTTLQEDGTSNITPMSSAWALGNRIILGLGEGGQGLANLRRHNECVVNIPSPDLWHQVEALAPLTGANPVPAHKKGGFRYEKDKFTASGLSAIPSHRVAPSRIAECPLQIEASVVNLRVTGEDTRFAIIETEAVSIHAHERIILDDTHIDPLKWSPLIYNFRHYFGLGEQRGKTFRAEV
- a CDS encoding MATE family efflux transporter — encoded protein: MGVGTRIPVQARRVFNIALPAIGEAYLQNLLGVVDTFFIARLGLIAIDAVGVTNVYSMTYIGVFTAVSAALSVFLSRAVGAKNKERSHSVIWHGFVIAFMIGLFASLISLFFAVPLLHVMGAQGILQSTALPYFTVVLGISPFIALFTAQSAAFRAIGDTKTPFRVGLEMNGLHVVFDYVLIFGVGPFHGFGIKGAAVAMVFARLYALIRLWQKSRSVNTLTLRVSDLKLSTSLCWSMTQFAIPAALERLSMRLGQVVYFGLIVRIGIDVYATHNIAGTITTFGSAIGNGFAVATTATIGQAIGSGNESDVRIYRRFSYMESAVSMTAVAVLLCVLSPWIGLLFTHNPHVIHLLFIILAIDVFSQPFLAAVLVDTSAIQAGGNSKFPMITTMIGIWGVRTLGVYLFAWRLGFGLPAVWVSIAADNALRAWLFLWYRRTRNWVQQLA
- a CDS encoding cation diffusion facilitator family transporter encodes the protein MTEHHHDHDHGDVFHSHAPAGRMKLAFFLTLVILGVELLGGWLSHSLALLSDAGHVLTDLLAIGLSWYAMKQSEKPANEGMTFGYYRAGILAAFINGITLILITLWILWEAFHRFKHPEQVSPTWMFVSAGVGLVMNLYLGLGMRHEENINVRSAVLHMLGDAAASAGVIVGGIIIVFTKWYVIDPTLSVLIALLIARGAWKIVKQTVSVLMEGTPAGIEIQKVVNAITSVQGIQHVHDLHVWTITSGRNALSCHVVVDGKMTVEGTQNLLRDAEHKLVHLGIGHVTIQAEDPTHLHDESILCTSDRLEEHHH
- a CDS encoding cysteine-rich CWC family protein, which translates into the protein MLNGNKYPICGRDNNCGNVAGKPHGTCWCDQEFFPQEISDKIPSGSEKRCICRTCLEELKNGDIPRRKGDIQ
- a CDS encoding DUF6904 family protein, which produces MLTIRNTPNLAGIAISGDDQDLDTLYLALLMIVGDEGEYGNYEGARLRILGVMYDIRHAFQGDREFEFVDNGMNADRMRMLEMITPDKNLYYKCQVYYPEALFVTMAINDFIRLYAKTHAKSATYPLVDKKNLWDAHIVTARLFQSLIANCLKEAVTEASYKRIVNLLHNDYTWTDGYTTQYLDMLNIRYLEIGDREQRAKELSLIVKRMTEKGKEYRQVEEGVRTVAREHHCSVEEIRLIEHYPEKIEW